One Ignavibacteria bacterium genomic window carries:
- a CDS encoding SDR family NAD(P)-dependent oxidoreductase — MIDKKTFPYKKALVTGGAGFIGSHLVEELVKMDVDTISVDNYFAGKEENLAHLKQYPNFQEVKCDVLDFEQLDELYKGVEVVFHQAASKKTICMNNPRLDLDINAKGAFNLLELAVKHKVKKFVHASTGSVYGEAQYFPQDEQHPLVPSSYYGVSKLAGEKYAKTFNHLYGLNTTVLRYFHVYGPRQESSDVGGVVSIFTRKMLKGEPIKIYGDGTQQRSFTYVKDVVKANLMSAASKKSEAQVYNCASGIKVTVKELANMVADILGIKNQQIIYDDWMPGDIKVFDIDNKKIKEDFGIEFVTNFREGLEQTVNWGKEYFKKELKLV; from the coding sequence ATGATTGATAAAAAAACTTTTCCATATAAAAAAGCTTTAGTAACCGGTGGAGCGGGATTTATAGGAAGTCACTTGGTTGAAGAACTTGTAAAAATGGATGTTGATACAATAAGCGTAGATAATTATTTCGCAGGTAAAGAAGAAAATCTTGCACACTTAAAACAATATCCGAATTTTCAAGAGGTCAAATGTGATGTGCTGGATTTTGAACAGCTGGATGAATTATATAAAGGCGTTGAAGTTGTATTTCATCAGGCAGCATCGAAAAAAACTATTTGCATGAATAATCCACGGCTTGACCTTGATATTAACGCGAAGGGAGCGTTCAATCTGCTCGAGCTTGCTGTGAAACATAAAGTTAAAAAATTTGTTCACGCATCCACGGGCTCTGTATATGGTGAAGCGCAATATTTTCCGCAGGATGAACAGCATCCGCTTGTTCCCTCTTCATATTATGGCGTGAGCAAGCTTGCCGGCGAGAAATACGCAAAAACTTTTAATCATTTATATGGTTTAAATACTACAGTATTAAGGTATTTTCATGTCTATGGACCAAGACAGGAGTCGAGCGACGTTGGCGGAGTAGTTTCCATTTTTACAAGGAAAATGTTAAAAGGCGAACCTATAAAAATATACGGAGACGGCACACAGCAGCGTTCGTTTACTTACGTCAAAGATGTTGTGAAGGCAAACTTGATGTCTGCTGCTTCAAAAAAATCTGAAGCACAGGTTTATAACTGTGCGTCAGGAATAAAAGTTACTGTTAAAGAACTTGCAAATATGGTTGCTGACATCCTCGGAATTAAAAATCAGCAAATAATTTATGATGACTGGATGCCGGGTGATATAAAAGTTTTTGACATCGACAATAAAAAAATTAAGGAAGATTTCGGAATTGAGTTTGTAACAAATTTCAGGGAAGGGCTTGAACAGACTGTTAATTGGGGAAAAGAGTATTTCAAAAAGGAGCTGAAGCTTGTATAA
- a CDS encoding FAD-dependent oxidoreductase: MADKYSIIIIGGGIFGLTNAIILAEKGHKVTVVEKNYDVLLEASMVNQNRIHLGYHYPRSLQTGKESIKGLESFKDMYGDCIVGDFKKYYAIAKNGSHTDTQGFIDFCKALKLPLKKGFPDKKILNRNLVDECWITPETIFDYFKLRQNIIYRIRENKNIRIIRNAYPRRITLGSPVTVELNNNYKLTGDFVINATYSGISEMSRMIDGKEIPAQAELCVMPILQMSKPPDAFGVTIMDGPFCSLMPKGLSHGEFILYHVTYSVLQNHKGSNRTGWDPFDGLVEFELMEQAQRFFPIIKDMKWKESWITTRVVLPEQELDDARPTLLIKHTPNIFTIFSGKLTTCVDSAYNVLEEIEKT, encoded by the coding sequence TTGGCGGATAAGTACAGTATAATAATAATAGGCGGCGGGATTTTCGGTTTAACAAATGCAATTATTCTTGCAGAAAAGGGACATAAGGTTACAGTTGTTGAAAAAAATTATGATGTGCTTCTTGAAGCTTCAATGGTTAATCAAAACAGAATACATCTGGGGTATCATTATCCAAGAAGCTTGCAGACTGGCAAAGAATCAATTAAAGGTCTTGAATCTTTTAAGGATATGTATGGCGATTGCATAGTCGGTGATTTTAAAAAATATTATGCTATAGCAAAGAACGGTTCGCATACCGATACGCAGGGATTTATTGATTTTTGTAAAGCGCTAAAACTTCCTTTGAAAAAAGGATTTCCGGACAAAAAAATTCTGAACCGGAATTTGGTCGATGAGTGCTGGATAACTCCGGAAACTATTTTCGATTATTTCAAATTGAGGCAAAATATTATTTATAGAATCCGTGAAAATAAAAATATTCGTATAATCAGGAATGCTTATCCACGAAGAATTACTCTCGGAAGTCCTGTCACTGTTGAGCTTAACAATAATTATAAACTAACGGGTGACTTTGTTATTAATGCAACATATTCAGGAATTTCTGAAATGTCCCGCATGATTGACGGAAAAGAAATTCCTGCGCAGGCAGAACTATGCGTGATGCCGATTTTACAAATGAGCAAGCCGCCGGATGCTTTCGGAGTAACAATAATGGACGGACCGTTCTGTTCTTTAATGCCAAAAGGATTATCTCACGGGGAATTTATTTTATATCACGTGACTTATTCTGTTTTGCAAAATCATAAGGGCTCTAACAGAACAGGATGGGACCCGTTTGACGGATTGGTGGAATTTGAACTAATGGAGCAGGCGCAAAGATTTTTTCCGATAATAAAAGATATGAAGTGGAAGGAATCGTGGATTACTACCCGTGTGGTTCTTCCTGAACAAGAGCTCGATGATGCAAGACCGACTTTGTTGATTAAGCATACTCCTAACATATTTACTATATTCAGCGGAAAATTGACAACTTGTGTAGATTCGGCTTATAACGTGTTGGAGGAAATTGAAAAAACCTGA
- a CDS encoding SDR family oxidoreductase, with amino-acid sequence MPAKNKNIFIAGITGTLGTAVKNLFEKNGYNCYGSSSKESGKNIFKIDFENIDVKEIGNMKIPELDALVITSGYEPQMNLTESTEEHFDKMINIHLKGPFLLIKYLRKKLKNNSCIILVSSIAAYKGSYDPSYATVKGGLISLTRSLARELAPDIRVNAIAPGLIDGSPVHKRMTDDFRKKHMDASLTKKLITPTECADAILFLVSEKNITGQILHINGGQFFGG; translated from the coding sequence ATGCCAGCTAAAAATAAAAATATCTTCATTGCGGGAATTACGGGGACGCTTGGCACAGCGGTGAAAAATCTTTTTGAAAAGAATGGATACAATTGTTACGGTTCATCATCAAAAGAATCCGGAAAAAATATTTTTAAGATAGATTTTGAAAATATTGATGTAAAAGAAATTGGAAACATGAAAATTCCGGAACTTGATGCATTAGTAATAACTTCGGGATATGAACCGCAAATGAATTTAACCGAATCTACCGAAGAGCATTTTGATAAAATGATTAACATACATCTAAAAGGACCATTTCTTTTAATAAAATATTTAAGAAAAAAATTAAAAAATAATTCATGCATCATACTTGTTTCTTCAATTGCCGCTTATAAAGGCAGCTATGACCCTTCGTATGCTACTGTTAAAGGAGGATTAATTTCATTAACGCGAAGCCTTGCACGCGAGCTTGCACCGGATATACGAGTTAATGCAATTGCTCCGGGTCTTATAGATGGAAGCCCCGTTCATAAACGAATGACTGACGATTTCAGAAAAAAACATATGGATGCGAGTCTGACAAAAAAACTTATTACCCCGACAGAATGCGCAGATGCAATTTTATTTTTAGTTTCGGAAAAAAATATTACAGGGCAAATATTACATATAAACGGGGGACAATTTTTTGGCGGATAA